The Flavobacterium johnsoniae genomic sequence CAAGAAAAGCACCAAATAATGTGCCGTAAATTGCTAGATTTCCACATGTAAAAGATTCATGCACACTTTATTGTCTGAAACGTCAAGTACGGGCACCATATGGCTGGGACAGCAGAGATGCTAAGAAAAATTTCTTAAATTCGCCTTAAGTTGCAGGATATCGTGTCCTGTGGTTCTGCTGGACTAATAGCGAACAAAATTTTAAATAGTAACCTAAAGGACATAATATTGACAACAAAAGAATTCTTAGTGTTTCTACAGCAGGAACATCATTTGATAATAAATCATAAAGACGACTACGGCGAAGCCCAGACAGGCAAAATTATTTCAATTGATGGAGATTCTGTGAGGTTTTATTGGACCTGTGACGATGAAAAGACAAAAGCACGAGGCTTGGTAACTTATAACATGGACGAATTTAAACAGCAGGTCGATCCATTTGTGATTGTAGACAGAACGTGTACTTTTAGCGATGAAAAGTATGGTAGGCTCCAGAGCATGATAAAAAACAACTGGCACAAGGTAATCAATACGATGCATTCCTCCTCCCAGAAAAGGTTAAAGGTTGATGGCTGCATTGATCTATTAGTCAGCGAAATCGGAGTGTCTAAATTACAGGCTTCAGGGATTATAAAATCTCGCTTGGCCGCGGGCACATTTAAATATGTTAAATTAAAATTAGGCACATATATTGCGCTTGGCATTAACGAAATCGCACTAGAAAATAAAAAAAGATATCTTTCTTCGATTTCAAATGAAATCAGAAGCCAGAGCGAGCGTATCAATTATGTCATCAGCCACGGCCAGACTGTCGGAAATTACAGGGAGAGGCTTTTCATTTCCGTCCTGCGGAAATATGTGCCCAAAAAATTTCACGTCGCAACAGGATTTATAGAGGGTAGCAGCAAGCAGATTGATATCATAATTTATGACCAGCACAATTATATTCCAGTTTTTAGGGAAGATGATCTTGTAGTGGTAAAAAAGGAAGCCGTGATTGCCGTAATTGAAATCAAAACGACATTAAGTTCGTCCACACTTAAAGATTCTCTTGAAGGTATTGACAGAATATGCGAAGGCCCGATGAGTTCTGTTCCTTTTTTCAAGGGAATTTTCGCTTTTGAAACAGAATGGAACAATAAAACGGCCGCCGATAACATTGCCATATTTTACGATGAGAATAAAATTGACGCCATTCATGAGCATCTAGATGTGGTATGCGTTCCTGGCAAGATCTGCGCTTTTATAGATTATAATAATCTGGATAATGATGAGTATTCCTGTCCTTCATTGTATACCTTGGAAGATGCTAAGGGCATAAGTATAGGGGAGTCCTTTTTCTTTCAAAGGCTATTTTCCTTCATGGAGGTTGAAGTTTCAGCGCGGAAAATTAATGGATTGTATTTTGACGTATTGCGTGAAACTGCACATAGACCGCTGCATAAGATATTGACCGATGAAGACTGGACACCATTTCATATATTTTTTACGGAACTCGGCAGCACGGCAGATTTCGACGCGGATGAATTTGACCAAGCAATGGAAATCAAAAAAAACAACGTCAAGCAGCGCGTGAAAGATGTCAGGGATTGGATGGCTGGTGAAATGGACAGAAACCAGCTGATAGAAAAGTATAACAGCATATTTTAAAATTTAAATCGTTCTCTTTTCTTTAAAGTGCTAGTCTAAATGGCTTAAGGAATATGAAAGGGAGAAAGCGGCATACCCAAAAAACATTGATATGAATTTAATTTTTAGAACTGCAGCAGCAGATGATCTGCCCGAAATCATCAGGCTTCTTTCTGATGATGCCCTTGGGCAGGGCAGGGAGGATTTCCAGCTTCCTTTGCCACATGCCTACATTAAGGCGTTCGAGAAAATCGATGCCGATCCCTCGCAGGAACTTATCGCCGTGACTAATGAGGCCGGAGATCTGGTGGGAACCATGCAGCTGAGCTTCATCCAGTATCTAACCTATCAGGGCGGAGTAAGGGCGCAGATAGAGGCGGTCAGGATAAGGAGGGAAGACCGCGGAAAGGGATTCGGAAGGCTTATGTTCGAGTGGGCCATAGAGAGGTCAAGACAGCGCGGGGCACATCTGGTCCAGCTTACCACAGACAAAAAAAGGCCTGAGGCTGTGAAGTTTTACGAGAGCCTGGGCTTTATGCCGACCCATGAAGGCATGAAGCTTCATCTATAATTGCTGCATGTGAGGCCTGCGCAGTTATTTCGTCATTAATTGGATGCAGAGAAAAAAAAACATTTTTTTTCAGCTGATCGCGCAAAAATTCAGAATGTCTACAAAATCAGGTTGTTACTTTGCGTAGCATAAAAATAGGAAGGAAGTAACCGCCTGCCTGCAATCCCGCTTTACTGCGGAGGGCAGGTTTCTAATTTTACAATGCAGGATGCCACTTTGCAATCGGATTGCATAAACTATTTTTTACATTTGTCCCATGAGATGGAAAACAACAATATTATTACTTTACATTCTAGGGCTGCTTGCGGTTCCGTGCAGTGACGTATACAATAGCTGTATTTCCTCTAAAACTGCGCAGAAAGAGCTGTCCCATAACCACAGCAGTGATAATGACGACCACTGCTCGCCATTCTGCCAGTGCTCCTGCTGCAGCGTTTCGGTAATAAAGTTCAGCTTTAAGATGCCGGACCTTAATCTTCCCCAGCAGCCTATCAGTTCCAAGAATACTGTCATTAAGGACTGCCAGGTAAATTCAACCTACACGGGCAGCATCTGGCAGCCCCCTAAATTTTTCGTTTAGATTTTTCGGATTGCGCTTATCACGTGAAGTGATTTTTGTCAGGACTTAACGGTCCTGCCCAGCATGCATTTGATTTTCCGTATCCATTCGGGATGCCTGCGCGCGCTTTTCATTGTCCCCATTTCTGCATGGGAGGACAGACTATTTTCTAAACGTTAAAATTAAATGCATAGTGTTAGATAGTATAATTAAATTCAGCATAAAAAACAAAATCATTATTGGGTTAATGACTTTGGTTCTCATATTATGGGGCGCCTGGAGCGCAACGAAACTGCCCATAGATGCCGTTCCTGACATCACAAACAATCAGGTTCAGATTTTTACGACCTGCCCTACGCTTGCAGGACAGGAAGTGGAGCAGCTGGTAACCTTTCCCATTGAACAGAGCATTGCCACTGTGCCGAAGATCCAGGAAATCCGAAGCATATCGCGATTCGGGCTTTCTGTTATCACAGTTGTGTTCGATGAAGAAACGGACATCTATTTTGCCAGACAGCTCATCAGCGAAAGGCTGAAGGAGGCAACAGACCGAATCCCGCAGGGGATCGGAACTCCTGAAATGGCTCCTGTGAGCACCGGTCTTGGCGAGGTGTACCAGTACATTATCCATCCTAAAAAAGGAAGCGAAAATAAATACAATGCCAAAGACCTGCGAACCATGCAGGACTGGATTGTGGCAAGGCAGCTCTACGGAACTCCCGGGATTGCCGAAGTGAACAGTTTTGGAGGGGAGCTCAAGCAGTATGAGGTTGCCGTGAACCCTGACAGGCTGAAAGCTATGGGGGTTAGCATCCCGGACATCTTTACGGCACTTCAGAAAAACAACCAGAATACCGGAGGAGCTTATATTGACAAGAAGCCAAACGCATATTTCATCAGGGGAATCGGTCTTGTGACCTCACTTGATGATGTAAGAAAGATCGTGGTTAAGAATACGGGAGCCGCGCCAATTTATGTAAGCGATGTTGCCGAGGTGCGCTTCGGAAAAGCTGTGAGATACGGTGCCCTGACCTATAACGGGCAGGTAGATGCAGTCGGAGGCGTGGTGATGATGCTTAAGGGTGAAAACAGCAACGAGGTGGTGAAGCGCATCAAAGAGAAGCTGCCGACCATCCAGAAATCGCTTCCAGACGACGTCGTTATCGAGCCATACCTTGACCGTACGGATCTTGTGGGACGCGCCATCAGCACCGTAGAGAAGAACCTTGTAGAAGGTGCATTGATCGTGATATTCGTGCTGGTGCTGTTTCTGGGGAATTTCCGCGCAGGGCTAATTGTGGCATCAGCAATTCCTCTTGCCATGCTTTTCGCGCTTGGACTGATGAATGTCTTTGGCGTAAGCGCCAACCTGATGTCACTGGGTGCCATTGATTTTGGCCTTATTGTCGACGGTGCGGTAATTGTGGTGGAGGCAACGCTCCATCATCTTGCTATGCGCAAGTCGCTCAATAATCTTACCCAGGATGAGATGGACGAGGAAGTTTTCGAGTCGGCATCCAAAATACGTACCAGTGCGGCCTTTGGAGAAATTATCATTTTAATTGTATATATCCCGATTCTTACCCTTGTGGGCGTTGAAGGGAAAATGTTCCGTCCGATGGCGCAGACCGTAGGATTCGCAATCTTTGGAGCCCTGATACTGTCTCTAACCTACATCCCGATGATGTGCGCACTGTTCTTGTCTAAAAAGCCGCAGCACAAGGAGACTTTCAGCGATAAGATGATGAACAGAATACAGAATATCTACCAGCCGCTGCTTGCTAAAGTGATCGAGATCAAGTATGCCGTGGTCGGCGTAACGGTAGCCATATTCCTTATTGCCGTATTCTGCTTTACAAGAATGGGAGGAGAATTCATCCCGCAGCTGCAGGAGGGCGATTATGCTTTCCACTGCATCCTGCCTCAGGGAAGTTCGCTGAACCAGAGCATTGAGACCTCGATGCAGGCCTCAAGAATCATCAAGCAGTTTGACGAGGTTAAAATGGTGGTTGGAAAGACGGGAGCCGCAGAGGTCCCTACAGATCCTATGCCTCCTGAGGCCACCGATCTTATGGTGGTTCTAAAGCCGCAGAAGGAATGGAAGTCGGGAAGGAGCTACACGGAACTTGCAGAGGCCATAATGGAGAAGCTCGAAGTGATTCCAGGAGTGTTCTTTGAGAAGAACCAGCCAATCCAGATGCGTTTCAATGAGCTTATGACAGGAATCAGACAGGACGTTGCCGTGAAAATTTTCGGTGAGAACCTGGACACGCTTTCGCAGTACGCCAAAGAAGTGGGGCAGGTGATCCAGAGCGTTCCCGGAGCGACTTCTCCGCAGATTGAACGAGTGAGCGGCCTTCCGCAGATCAATATCGAATATGACAGGACCAGAATTGCCAATTACGGGCTTACCATAGAGGATGTGAATGACGTTGTCAGCACGGCATTTGCAGGAAAGAGCACCGGACAGGTTTATGAAAATGAGCGACGTTTCGACCTTGTGGTGCGCCTTGACAGCGTTCACAGAAGCAGCATAGACGATGTGAGCAACCTTATGATTCCTACCAGCACAGGGGTTCAGGTGCCTCTGTCCCAGGTGGCAAAAATCGACTATAAGCTTGGACCTGCGCAGATCAGCAGGGAAGCAGGGAAAAGAAGGATTGTAATCGGATTTAATGTGGCTGGACGCGATGTCCAGAGCGTAGTGCAGGACATCCAGAAAAAGCTGGCTGAAAAAGTGAAGCTGCCGCCGGGATACTATTTCACCTATGGAGGACAGTTTGAAAATCTTCAGGCAGCCAGCGCAAGGCTTATGATTGCCGTGCCGGTGTCGCTTCTTCTGATTTTCGGTCTGCTTTATTTTACGTTCCGTTCCTTCAAGCAGGCTACGCTGATCTTCACTGCGATTCCAATGAGCGCCATTGGGGGCATATTTGCCCTTATGCTTAGGGGCATGCCTTTCAGCATCAGTGCCGGAATCGGATTTATCGCATTATTCGGGGTGGCGGTTCTAAATGGAATCGTGCTCATCGGAACATTCAACCAGCTTGAAAAAGAGGGTATGGACAACATTTTTGAAAGGGTGAAAGAAGGAACCATCACAAGGCTTCGTCCGGTGCTTATGACCGCGATGGTGGCTTCATTGGGATTCCTGCCGATGGCCATCAGCAGCAGCGCTGGTGCCGAGGTGCAGAAGCCGCTTGCCACCGTTGTAATCGGAGGTCTTGTAACCGCAACGTTCCTTACGCTTTTCGTTCTTCCCCTTCTTTATATCATTTTTAATACAAAGTTTGACTTTAAAGGAAAATTTAAATTGAGAAATACAACTGCCATCATTGTCCTTTTCATTGCAGGTCTGGGATCAGCAAATGCGCAGCAGCGCATCCCGATCGAGAAGGCTGTGGAAACTGCCCTGCAGAGCAATCAGCAGCTGGATATCAATAAATCCGAAATCCAGGCGGCCGGGCTGAATGTGAAGACAGCCTTAGACATCCCTAAAACGGGAGTCTTCGCGGAGAACGAGGATTTGAGGCCGTCTGACAGGACAGGGATTCTGAAAATCGGTATCTCGCAGAGTTTTGCATGGCCGGGGCTTTATGCCGCAAGAAAAAGCTATTTCAAAAACCAGCTCCAGTACAGCCAGCTCAATACGGTGCTTTTAAACGCCACAATCAAAAGGGATGTGCGAACGGCCTACTACAAGCTGTGGTACCTTCAGGACAAGCAGCTTCTGTACCAGCGTCTGGACAGCATCTATACCCAGCTAGCAAAAACTGCCGAAGTGCGCCTGAAGGCCGGTGATGTGGCGCAGCTGGACAGGATTGCCGCAGAGGCCAAACTTCTGGAATTGAAAGCTTTTTCAGAGCAGAACAAGAAAGACATGACCGTGCAGCAGCAACAGCTGATGATGCTTATGAACCTGAATGAGTGGCTGCTTCCTGTGGAAGCCCCGCTTGGAAAGGCGGAAGTGAGCTTTACCGAAAGCGGCGGGAAGCATCCCCTGCTTACCCTGCAGGAGCAGAATGTGAAGATTGCGTCGTCAAATGTTTCAGTAATGAGAAACAGCAATATGCCTGAGCTGTCCGGAAGGGTTTTCAGCCAGAAGCTTTATGGGCTTAATGATCCATACACGGGGTTTTCTGCCACTGCATCTTTCCCGCTTTTCGGGGCCGTATCGGCGCATAATAAGGTAAAGGCGGCTAAGGCCGAGAAGGAAGTGCAGGAAAAGAATCTTGCCTATCAGACCCAGCTGCTGGCGACCCAGAAGAATTCATCGGCGGCTGAAATTGAGAAAAACCTTTCCCTGCTGAACTTCTATGAGACTTCAGGGCTTAAGCAGGCGGAGGATATCATCAAAGCTTCCACGCTGAGCTACCGCTCAGGGGAAATCAGCTTTGCCGAGCTTGGACAGTTTCTGACCCAGGCGGTAGGCATACGCCAGAATTATCTTGATGTGCTGAACCAGTACAACCTGTCTGCGGTGCAGTTTGATTATTTCAACAATAAATAAATAATATAACAGCCTGCGGGAGCGGCAGAGCCCTTCCGCAGGATAAATCTAAATATAGAGCATTCATGAAAGTCAAAATTCAATTATTAATCGCGGCGGCCGCAATTTTCTCACTGGCAGGCTGCGGACAAAAAAGCGGCGAAAGCGAAAGCGGAGCCAAAACCGAAAAGGCCGAGGGAGCGAAAGAGGAGGGACACAGCGAAGGGGAAGCTGCCACAATTGCGGTGCTGACCCAGGAGCAGATGAAATCGGTGGGGGTTCAGCTCGGAACCATTGAGAACAAGAACCTGACTGCATCGATTAAAGTAAACGGCGCCTTAAGGGTTCCAAACAATAACAAGGCCAATGCAACCTCTCTGTACGGAGGTGTTATCCAGACCCTTAGAGTGCAGCTGGGCGACCAGGTGCGCAAGGGCCAGGTGATCGCAACAATCGAGAATCCCCAGTTCGTGCAGCAGCAGGAGGAGTACATCACCATCAACAGCCGCATCACCAATGCGGAGCAGGAGCTGCAGCGCCAGAAAGACCTTCAGGCGGGTAATGCCGGAGCCCTGAAGAATCTTCAGAATGCCACTGCGGAGGTAAATGCGCTGCGCGCACGCAAGGCCTCGCTTGCCAAACAGATCCAGCTTATGGGAATAAACCCCGGAAGCATCACCCCGGCGAACCTAAGGGCGGCATTAACGGTTACCAGTCCGGTTACCGGCACGGTAAGCGCCGAATTTGCGAAGATCGGAAGCTATGTTGACGTCTCATCTCCTGTTGTGGAGATAGTGGACAACCAGCTGATCCACCTTGACCTTCAGGTTTTCGAGAAGGATCTTCCCAAGGTAAAGGTGGGGCAGAGCGTAAGCTTCACCCTGACCAATAACCCTGAGGCAACCTACACGGCAAAGGTGTTCAATATCGGCTCTTCTTTTGAGAATCAGAGCAAGAGCGTTGCGGTTCACTGTACCGTGACGGGAAATAAGGCAGGACTTATCGACGGAATGAACATTACAGCGCTGGTAGGCGTAGGCACCGCTCTTACGGCTGCAGTGCCAAATGGTGCCATTGCCGAGGCGGACGGGAAGTTCTACATCTTTGTGAAAACGGACAAGAAACCTGAGGAGCATGAGGAGGCGGAAGCTGAGGGAGGCACCGAAGAGGGCGAAAAGCACAGTCCTGCAGAGGAAAAGAAAATCGATGCGGCAAGCATGAACTTTGAAAAAGTGGAAGTGACAAAAGGAGTTTCGGAAGTGGGATATACAGCCGTTACGCCTGTGAAGGAAATACCTGCGGGAAGCAGGATTGTGACCAAGGGAACCTTTTTCGTAAATGCCAAACTGAGCAATTCCGGAGGCCACGAACATTAAGAGACACTAAGGATTTAATGCAGATTCCTGTCCGACAGTAAGTGTTTGCCTGTGATTAAGCCAGGGAATAGGGATTCACCCCCTTTAATCTCTATTTCATGGTCTCGGACAGGAAAACCTGCATTAATTTAAAATATGCCGGCAATAAAGGCCGATTATGAAGTATCTGCCTGCTAAAAAAGTAAGCTGCGAACGCGGAAATTAAGAATAAGCTTCGTAAATTTACTGTAACTGCCTAACAGATAGGTCTTGTTGCCGGTTTTATTTTTAATGTAAAAATTATATGAAGAAAACGACAGAAGAAGCCTTTAACGGCAAAAGCATACGGCCTACCACGATGCGCATTCTGATCTACGAGTATATGGAAACCCTCACGGCGGCATTATCGCTTGCGGAGATCGAGAAGTATTTCCACAAGGCCGATAAGGTGACCATCTACAGGACGCTTCAGACATTTCTGGAAAAAGGGCTCGTGCATAAGATTATGGACGACAGCCAGGCCAGGTACCGCTTATGCGCCGATTCATGCGAAGAGGAAGAGCATAATGACAGGCATCTCCATTTCTACTGCAGGAGGTGCGGGCAGACTACCTGCCGCGAAGAGATCATGCTTCCGGAAAGCCTCTCGGGCAGCCTTCAGATCGATGAGATCCAGATTCTGGCCAAAGGAATCTGCGAGAAATGCCTAACTGCGAAATAATTCAGATCATATAATGGGAATAAAGGATAAATGTAAAATCTTAATTTTAAAATATGCTTCTAAACCGTAAAATATCAGTGCTGTACTTTGTCAGGGAAATCAGATCCCAGATCATTCTCATTGTCATTTTTGCCGCGGCTATCGGGATGCTGGATATGCTTCCGGTGTTCAGGAAAGTCTCGCTTCCCCTGAGCATCCCCGCACTGGTAGGAACCGCAGTTTCGCTGCTGCTGGCCTTCAGGACGGCGCAGTCCTATGAGAGATGGTGGGAAGCCAGAATGGTATGGGGGGCGATCGTAAACGATTCGCGCACCCTTATCAGACAGGTCATGCAGTCCGCTTCGAAAGAAAACAGGCATTTTTCAGAGCAGTTTGCCGAAAGGCAGATCATCTGGGTATATGCCCTTGGGGAGGCGCTGCGCCGCCAGCCCTTCAGCCCAAAGGTGGAAGCCTACCTGAAATTCCATAACGTGGCGGGGGCAAACATTCCCAACGCGCTGCTGGACAGGCACTCGCAGGATGTAGCCGAAATGGAGCATAAGGGCATTATAACGGATTTCAAGACCGTGCAGCTCAATGAGACCATATCGCGCCTCTGCGACCACATGGGAAAATGCGAACGGATCAAAAATACTGTTTTTCCAAAGTCATACAGCCTGCTGGTGCACACGCTGATCTATGTCTTTGCCGCGATACTTCCCTTCGGTCTTGAGGACTCGCAGCTGGCTGTTGAACTGCTGCTGACCATTCTGATTCCGCTGCTGTTCATTGCAATTGAATCAACTGCCATCATCATGCAGGATCCCTTTGAGAACACGCCGGTGGATACCCCTATGACCTCGCTTGCACTGACCATCGAGATCAACCTCCTTGAGATGACCGGTGCGAAGGATATTCCTGAGAAGCCTAAAAATAGGCTGTACTACGAGATGTAGGCCGCTCAGCCGCCAAAAATCTTATCTGATGGATATCCAAGTTGAACTATATATGTCTGCCAAACTGGTTCTGGCCGCTTTCCTGGGCGGGATTATCGGTCTGGAAAGGGAAAGGGAGCAGC encodes the following:
- a CDS encoding DUF6602 domain-containing protein, with protein sequence MTTKEFLVFLQQEHHLIINHKDDYGEAQTGKIISIDGDSVRFYWTCDDEKTKARGLVTYNMDEFKQQVDPFVIVDRTCTFSDEKYGRLQSMIKNNWHKVINTMHSSSQKRLKVDGCIDLLVSEIGVSKLQASGIIKSRLAAGTFKYVKLKLGTYIALGINEIALENKKRYLSSISNEIRSQSERINYVISHGQTVGNYRERLFISVLRKYVPKKFHVATGFIEGSSKQIDIIIYDQHNYIPVFREDDLVVVKKEAVIAVIEIKTTLSSSTLKDSLEGIDRICEGPMSSVPFFKGIFAFETEWNNKTAADNIAIFYDENKIDAIHEHLDVVCVPGKICAFIDYNNLDNDEYSCPSLYTLEDAKGISIGESFFFQRLFSFMEVEVSARKINGLYFDVLRETAHRPLHKILTDEDWTPFHIFFTELGSTADFDADEFDQAMEIKKNNVKQRVKDVRDWMAGEMDRNQLIEKYNSIF
- a CDS encoding GNAT family N-acetyltransferase, producing MNLIFRTAAADDLPEIIRLLSDDALGQGREDFQLPLPHAYIKAFEKIDADPSQELIAVTNEAGDLVGTMQLSFIQYLTYQGGVRAQIEAVRIRREDRGKGFGRLMFEWAIERSRQRGAHLVQLTTDKKRPEAVKFYESLGFMPTHEGMKLHL
- a CDS encoding DUF6660 family protein, whose amino-acid sequence is MRWKTTILLLYILGLLAVPCSDVYNSCISSKTAQKELSHNHSSDNDDHCSPFCQCSCCSVSVIKFSFKMPDLNLPQQPISSKNTVIKDCQVNSTYTGSIWQPPKFFV
- a CDS encoding CusA/CzcA family heavy metal efflux RND transporter, yielding MLDSIIKFSIKNKIIIGLMTLVLILWGAWSATKLPIDAVPDITNNQVQIFTTCPTLAGQEVEQLVTFPIEQSIATVPKIQEIRSISRFGLSVITVVFDEETDIYFARQLISERLKEATDRIPQGIGTPEMAPVSTGLGEVYQYIIHPKKGSENKYNAKDLRTMQDWIVARQLYGTPGIAEVNSFGGELKQYEVAVNPDRLKAMGVSIPDIFTALQKNNQNTGGAYIDKKPNAYFIRGIGLVTSLDDVRKIVVKNTGAAPIYVSDVAEVRFGKAVRYGALTYNGQVDAVGGVVMMLKGENSNEVVKRIKEKLPTIQKSLPDDVVIEPYLDRTDLVGRAISTVEKNLVEGALIVIFVLVLFLGNFRAGLIVASAIPLAMLFALGLMNVFGVSANLMSLGAIDFGLIVDGAVIVVEATLHHLAMRKSLNNLTQDEMDEEVFESASKIRTSAAFGEIIILIVYIPILTLVGVEGKMFRPMAQTVGFAIFGALILSLTYIPMMCALFLSKKPQHKETFSDKMMNRIQNIYQPLLAKVIEIKYAVVGVTVAIFLIAVFCFTRMGGEFIPQLQEGDYAFHCILPQGSSLNQSIETSMQASRIIKQFDEVKMVVGKTGAAEVPTDPMPPEATDLMVVLKPQKEWKSGRSYTELAEAIMEKLEVIPGVFFEKNQPIQMRFNELMTGIRQDVAVKIFGENLDTLSQYAKEVGQVIQSVPGATSPQIERVSGLPQINIEYDRTRIANYGLTIEDVNDVVSTAFAGKSTGQVYENERRFDLVVRLDSVHRSSIDDVSNLMIPTSTGVQVPLSQVAKIDYKLGPAQISREAGKRRIVIGFNVAGRDVQSVVQDIQKKLAEKVKLPPGYYFTYGGQFENLQAASARLMIAVPVSLLLIFGLLYFTFRSFKQATLIFTAIPMSAIGGIFALMLRGMPFSISAGIGFIALFGVAVLNGIVLIGTFNQLEKEGMDNIFERVKEGTITRLRPVLMTAMVASLGFLPMAISSSAGAEVQKPLATVVIGGLVTATFLTLFVLPLLYIIFNTKFDFKGKFKLRNTTAIIVLFIAGLGSANAQQRIPIEKAVETALQSNQQLDINKSEIQAAGLNVKTALDIPKTGVFAENEDLRPSDRTGILKIGISQSFAWPGLYAARKSYFKNQLQYSQLNTVLLNATIKRDVRTAYYKLWYLQDKQLLYQRLDSIYTQLAKTAEVRLKAGDVAQLDRIAAEAKLLELKAFSEQNKKDMTVQQQQLMMLMNLNEWLLPVEAPLGKAEVSFTESGGKHPLLTLQEQNVKIASSNVSVMRNSNMPELSGRVFSQKLYGLNDPYTGFSATASFPLFGAVSAHNKVKAAKAEKEVQEKNLAYQTQLLATQKNSSAAEIEKNLSLLNFYETSGLKQAEDIIKASTLSYRSGEISFAELGQFLTQAVGIRQNYLDVLNQYNLSAVQFDYFNNK
- a CDS encoding efflux RND transporter periplasmic adaptor subunit; its protein translation is MKVKIQLLIAAAAIFSLAGCGQKSGESESGAKTEKAEGAKEEGHSEGEAATIAVLTQEQMKSVGVQLGTIENKNLTASIKVNGALRVPNNNKANATSLYGGVIQTLRVQLGDQVRKGQVIATIENPQFVQQQEEYITINSRITNAEQELQRQKDLQAGNAGALKNLQNATAEVNALRARKASLAKQIQLMGINPGSITPANLRAALTVTSPVTGTVSAEFAKIGSYVDVSSPVVEIVDNQLIHLDLQVFEKDLPKVKVGQSVSFTLTNNPEATYTAKVFNIGSSFENQSKSVAVHCTVTGNKAGLIDGMNITALVGVGTALTAAVPNGAIAEADGKFYIFVKTDKKPEEHEEAEAEGGTEEGEKHSPAEEKKIDAASMNFEKVEVTKGVSEVGYTAVTPVKEIPAGSRIVTKGTFFVNAKLSNSGGHEH
- a CDS encoding Fur family transcriptional regulator; the protein is MKKTTEEAFNGKSIRPTTMRILIYEYMETLTAALSLAEIEKYFHKADKVTIYRTLQTFLEKGLVHKIMDDSQARYRLCADSCEEEEHNDRHLHFYCRRCGQTTCREEIMLPESLSGSLQIDEIQILAKGICEKCLTAK
- a CDS encoding bestrophin family protein is translated as MLLNRKISVLYFVREIRSQIILIVIFAAAIGMLDMLPVFRKVSLPLSIPALVGTAVSLLLAFRTAQSYERWWEARMVWGAIVNDSRTLIRQVMQSASKENRHFSEQFAERQIIWVYALGEALRRQPFSPKVEAYLKFHNVAGANIPNALLDRHSQDVAEMEHKGIITDFKTVQLNETISRLCDHMGKCERIKNTVFPKSYSLLVHTLIYVFAAILPFGLEDSQLAVELLLTILIPLLFIAIESTAIIMQDPFENTPVDTPMTSLALTIEINLLEMTGAKDIPEKPKNRLYYEM